The Triticum aestivum cultivar Chinese Spring chromosome 3A, IWGSC CS RefSeq v2.1, whole genome shotgun sequence genome includes a region encoding these proteins:
- the LOC123060292 gene encoding pentatricopeptide repeat-containing protein At5g66631-like encodes MPPPGSRVAVYLRRARLIDSLRLRLRSPSSSPPPPPPDDPVVALHGIRAAPTPAAALSFFRALPSPAPLPLFHALASRLANPASLPDLRSLLASFPLPPPPLVRLRLLAAAGDRPAALAAFASIPTTPHRPAEAHTLVISLHAGAGDHAAAVDAFGAMVREGALPNARTYTVVVAHLASAGFVDQALEVFRLLPSLRTRRTTRQYNVLAEALAEAGRFDQLRWLVREMAAVDGVMPGPQTRAAIAAMREAGHTEGTQDFVEELSPDARIPYAVDDADGEGESEEEEDGGKGTPRAKETPLKPWLDPRELARALEGWDPKEVAELEAAGIVWTPRLVCKLLRAFRKPGTAWEFFCWVACRPGGFAHDRDTVARMAAILARAGRDDLVERLLAKVRDDGILLPFATVRLIVDFYGLSKNADAAVRVFREADSICGPVSRPNLALLCSSLLRTMAKCRRGRDATELLEEMMATRGVLPDLQTFSGLMEHLAGAGDLQGVHRLFGMVRQCELRPDGHMYAVLIRAYCKRERAALAVKLFDEMRGAGVAPDAPTKALLVKSLWREGKLREAALVEERCEEMIAADGGLPGAAPGHVWTASAADLNKVYGIYSGCFREPDAEQLAADAVTG; translated from the coding sequence atGCCCCCGCCCGGCAGCCGCGTCGCCGTCTACCTCCGCCGCGCGCGCCTCATCGACTCCCTGCGCCTCCGCCTCcgctccccttcctcctccccgccgccgcccccacccgacGACCCCGTGGTCGCGCTCCACGGCATCCGCGCCGCGCCCACCCCGGCGGCGGCGCTCTCCTTCTTCcgcgccctcccctcgccggccccgCTCCCGCTCTTTCACGCGCTCGCCTCCCGCCTCGCCAACCCCGCGTCGCTCCCCGACCTCCGCTCCCTGCTCGCCTCCTTCcccctgccccctcccccgctcgtgcgcctccgcctcctcgccgccgcggGGGACCGCCCTGCCGCCCTCGCCGCCTTCGCCTCCATCCCGACCACCCCGCACCGCCCCGCCGAGGCGCACACCCTCGTCATCAGCCTCCACGCCGGCGCGGGCGACCACGCCGCCGCCGTGGACGCGTTCGGCGCCATGGTCCGCGAGGGCGCGCTCCCCAACGCGCGCACCTACACCGTCGTCGTCGCCCACCTCGCCTCCGCGGGGTTCGTCGACCAGGCGCTCGAGGTGTTCCGGCTCCTGCCGTCGCTGCGCACGCGGCGGACCACCCGGCAGTACAACGTGCTCGCCGAGGCGCTCGCGGAGGCCGGGAGGTTCGACCAGCTCCGGTGGCTGGTCCGCGAGATGGCGGCCGTCGACGGCGTCATGCCCGGGCCGCAGACGCGGGCCGCCATCGCCGCCATGAGGGAAGCCGGCCACACGGAGGGCACCCAGGACTTCGTCGAGGAGCTTTCGCCGGACGCGAGGATCCCGTACGCCGTGGACGACGCGGACGGCGAGGGAGAaagcgaggaggaagaggatggtGGCAAGGGCACGCCCAGAGCTAAGGAGACGCCGCTCAAGCCATGGCTGGACCCGCGGGAGCTCGCCAGGGCGCTGGAAGGCTGGGACCCCAAGGAGGTGGCGGAGCTGGAGGCCGCCGGGATCGTCTGGACGCCGCGGCTCGTGTGCAAGCTCCTGCGCGCGTTCAGGAAGCCGGGGACGGCGTGGGAGTTCTTCTGCTGGGTGGCGTGCCGCCCCGGCGGCTTCGCGCACGACCGCGACACCGTGGCGAGGATGGCCGCCATCCTCGCCCGCGCCGGCCGCGACGACCTGGTGGAGCGCCTGCTGGCCAAGGTGCGGGACGACGGCATCCTCCTCCCGTTCGCCACCGTGCGACTAATCGTCGACTTCTACGGGCTCTCCAAGAATGCCGACGCGGCGGTGAGGGTGTTCCGGGAAGCCGACTCCATCTGCGGCCCCGTGTCGCGGCCCAACCTCGCGCTGCTCTGCTCGTCGCTGCTGAGGACGATGGCCAAGTGCCGGCGAGGGCGCGACGCCACGGAGCTCCTGGAGGAGATGATGGCCACGCGCGGCGTGCTCCCGGACCTGCAGACATTCTCGGGGCTGATGGAGCACCTGGCCGGCGCCGGCGACCTCCAGGGCGTGCACAGGCTGTTCGGGATGGTGCGGCAGTGCGAGCTGCGGCCCGACGGGCACATGTACGCCGTGCTGATCAGGGCATACTGCAAGCGGGAGCGCGCGGCGCTCGCGGTGAAGCTGTTCGACGAAATGCGCGGCGCCGGGGTCGCGCCGGACGCGCCCACCAAGGCGCTGCTTGTGAAGAGCCTGTGGCGGGAGGGGAAACTCCGGGAGGCGGCGCTGGTCGAGGAGAGGTGCGAGGAGATGATCGCGGCGGACGGCGGCCTTCCTGGGGCGGCGCCGGGGCACGTGTGGACGGCGAGCGCCGCGGACTTGAACAAGGTGTATGGCATCTACTCCGGGTGCTTCAGGGAGCCTGATGCAGAGCAGTTGGCGGCTGATGCAGTCACTGGTTGA